Part of the Lolium rigidum isolate FL_2022 chromosome 6, APGP_CSIRO_Lrig_0.1, whole genome shotgun sequence genome, AGGACTAAAGCAAAGAGCTGTGCAAAGTGATTTTGCAGTGTGTTCTGATCTGTAAGCTGATGATCTGTAAGACCGCACTGCATGTGCGCCTCACCAGATTTTGGAAAGGTTCGCTTCAGAGGGTTCCTTTGTTTTTTATGCAGTGTCTTACCGTGATTGTTCTCTTCAGACATAGCTTTACCTTCGATGTTCGTGAAAATCTTTACCTTCTCCGAGAAGCAAGGCGTGCTAAGATGAGATACTTATAGGTACTGCTACTTAAAATTGCTAAGATGATAAGCAAGTATGCAACTCGCGACATGAATTGAAATAGCAGTTTAGAACAAGTAGTGATGACTGATGACTAACCTTGTGATTCTTGGACGCCGGGCTGCTCCCATCGGGGCCTTCTCCGTTCGCGTCCCTCCGCGGCGCCGTGGTAAGGGCGCAATCGACATCCTCGACCAACAGTATGGACCTGTTCTTCATCCGGATCAGCAGCTTCCTCAGCTCGGTGTTGGACCTGACGCCGCCGATGTCGAGGTCATACACGTCGAAATGGAGGTGGTTGGAGATGGCGGCGACCAGGCTGGACTTGCCGGTGCCCGGCGGCCCGTGGATCAGATAACCCCTCTTCCACGCCCTCCCCGTCTGCCGGTAATACTCCTTCCGTGTCAAGAACCTGTCCAGGTCCTCCACCACGGCCTCCCGCAGCGCGCCGTCCATGGCCACCGTCGCTAGCGTGGACGCGTTGCGCAGCCTCACGGTCCGCCACTTGCCCCACTCGTTGCTGTACAGCTTGCTCTGCCTCTGCTCCTGGGACATGGCCTCCGCGCGGGCCATCACCGCCGGCAGGTACGACCCCAGCACCATGTCCTTGTGCCGCGCCTCGAAGCTCAGCTTGAACACCTCGCGTGCGTCCTCCGCCGCGGCCCGCCGCCTGCTGCCGTCGTGCTTCCTGCTCAGGCGCCACGTGAGATCCGCCCCGCCGAACGCGTCCACGACCGCCGTGCCGGGGCGCATGGCGAGCAGGACCTGCTCCGCTCCGGCACCGCGCGGCAGGCTGGCCTTCATGAGCGGCACGGACGGCGCCGCGGCCAGGAGCGTGGAGACGTACGCCCTGGCCGCCAGGAAGACCCGGTTGTACAGGGCGCCGTCGAACTCCTCGATGAGCACCACGTGGCGACGGGCGGATGCGGGCGGCAGGAGGAGCAGCCCGCCCAGGGCCGTGCCTGGGAGGATGTCGGATATCAGCCGGCGCAGCAGCATGGCCGCGCCCACCACGGAGGTGGCCACCGTCACGGCGCTCTTGTACCGCTCCAGCGCTTTGTTGTTTGGAgatgccatggccatggccggctccGACTGACGGTGTAGCTCTGTGGAAGGGGATTGGGTCGTTTAACACTTCGATCTTCTAACCATGTAGTACAAGGTCGGTTCTTGATCGGAGTGATAAGAAATGCAAGGTCGGTTCCAATGGCAATTGGCGGTTCATCATTCGGTGTGATCGGTGTATGCAATTGTATTTCTTTGCAGTAGTTTGGATCAAACTTTGCTTCCAAAAGGAGATTTTAGTGCGTCTTGACTCCATAGCTTTTTGAGTTCAGTGCAACTGGGTTAGGTTAGGTGAGTCGTTGAGGAGACCATGGATGCCAGGCCGGTTTCTTCGAAACATCGTATACATCGACCCCAACACCAAAGGCCGTTATAACCGGCGAAGTCAAGATCTTTTTGTAGTGAGACTAATTGTTTATACGGGCTGCATTAATTAATTTGGGTAGAAGGAAATATAGTAGTCTCTTCGTCTTATGAAACATGTtaaaaatttatttaaatttaaatatatctaagCATCCCGCTCTCCGCTCCCGTACCCCCCTCCCCCCAGGCcggccggggcgccgccgcctccaagcCGAGGCGGTCCTCTCCTCCCTCCTtccccgtcgccggcggcggcgggagccgccggggcggtgctggcggcggcggcctccctctCTTCCACTCGTGGTGGCGACCCGACGGGGCGGGCTCGTCCCTGCGACGgtggaaggcgccggctccggccccggccgACTCGACTTGGTCCCTTGGGGCTCGGGCGCGGGGCTCCGCTCTCCCGCGCGCGGTGGTGTCCCGTCGGGGTGGGCTCGCCCTGGCGCTGCTCCGGACGTGGGAGGCCGTGTGGTCGACGGCTGAGGCGTCGAGGTTCTAATGCGCGGCGGCTGCTTGGTCCACCGGCGGCATGGTCGCCTAGGGTTGGCGTGTGGCGGCGGGATCTGGGCTTGTGGGCCCAGATCTAGGCCTGTCAGGGCCTGGCCGAATCTTGTGCTGTGGGTGGCTATGGGTGCTCCTGGTGGCTCCTCCACTGCCATGTTGGTCTGCTCCTGGCGGGCCTGAACCCGGCGACCTGGCCGTTCGCTGCCGTCGGAGGCCTGCGTTCTCGGGGTTCGGCGGTTTGATGTCGCTTGGGGGCAAGGTCCTTGTTGGCTATCCGGGATGGGTCCCTGGGTCGGCGCATGCTTGCCGGTTGGCAGCGTGCCCAGTAATGTTGCTGCTCCCGTGACGGTAGTCTAGTTTTCCCTCCGACCAGTTTGGTCCTACTAGTGCAGTTGTTGGCGACCTGGGGATGGTGAGGTCGTTAGTTGCCGTCATTCTAGTGTCGTTGACATCTAGATCTGGTCTGGTCGGGCATTGCTAGCTAGTGTGTGCTTTCACCCTGCGGATAAATCTAGTCGGGGCTAGTTCATAGTgcggctttggttgggggagcggCGGTTATTATTGTGACGTCTACTCTACGTCCTCGTGATGGCGATCGGAATTTTGATCGGGTTTGGACCTCAGCGAAAGCTGAACATGGTTGTGGCatgtgtcggtgacgatggcaccTGAGGGTGTCactcccttgttgaaggcatcccgATGATGTCTCTCCTGTTCGAAATGATGGACTTTGTCCCTCCGCCCCAATCTGCTCCCCTTGGGGCCCTACTTTGTGCATGCTTCTCTAGTAGTGTCTTGTAGATCACCCTGTGACCTCGCGTTGGTGTCGCAACCCTCTCACAGCATCGGTCTGGCTGCTTTTACACGGTCTGCTGCGGTAGCTGATGTCCTTCCTAGCGCCTTGGGGGCTTTTCTAGAGCGGCATCTGGTCGTAGCTCTTGCTGGTGTGCTTATCCCAACGACATGGAAAGATGTTGTGTTCTtggtctggacctagcccgagctccaggggtggtggctctcgggtctgggtgaaaactttgcaggacCTCCATCtctgccgacgacgatgacgcattCTTGCGCCATTCACCTTTTTGGAGGCGTCGCCACAAGACCCTCCcctttggttcctcaagctctgCTAGGTGTCCGGCCCGTCGTTCAGTTTCATGTGGGTTGCAgtcttggtgcggtggaggttGTGTTGGTGTGGACATGGTCGTGATTGCTCTGGTGCTGCAGAAGAAAAGGCTCCCTCCTCATGGATCAAGCTGGTGCTTCGGCTCGACATTATCTGTGTTGTCTTCTGTTTGAGTTTCGTCGTGCGTTTGGCACATGTGTGTTGTAACTTCTGATGTAACTtctagccggttgatggcttcgttaattcaaagccgggTTCATTTCAAGTCTTCCGTCTAAAAATATATCTTTTTTTTTGTGAGAAGTCTAAAAATATATCTAAGCACTAAATAGTGTGTAGATATGTTTCAATTTAGATAAAGTTACAACATATTTCATGGGACGGATGAAGTATTAAAGATGATGTTCACGGAGGTTCGTATGGTTTGTTCTCGTTTCTTCCTAATAAAAATCATCCATTAGTCTTATGTGCTTCAGTTAATATTCTATAAGTAGCCCTCTTAAATATAAATGCGTCTCGTGAAGTAAAATTATATATTTGTTCTTTGAGCGCTAATGCGACCGACACGCATAATAATCTACTGGGTGATGCTGGTTTTACCTAGTTCGTGTATTCTGTCTAAGGACAAAACCTTAGTGGTTGGGCTTTGTTTCATAAACATGGTCTCCACAAACATTAAAAAAGGGAACATGAGGATAAAACTAGAAGATAAGTTCCAAATGAAATTACTTAAAACAAGAGGGAAATGCATGAGCATTTCTAAGCTTGTGGTTTTGCTAGTTCTTTTCCTTTACTCCCTTCTCATCATATCATGTCATGtcccagagcatctccagccacgccccccaaagcgtcccctaaagggatttggggcagcgccggacaaaaaaaacctTCTCAGCCGCGTGCCCCAAAGCCGCTTtatgtccggcgcggcccaatacggtgtccggcgccccgagcccgtccccgctacataggggacgctccgggcacgtcggacacaacgaaaagcgagacggactcccacctgtcggtgactatTTCcataaccgttggttcgcgccttttatttctcgtcgcgcctcccacccctccgccgccgctggatttgccggcaGTTTCGACGACTAATCTCTTCTGAGggtcggcaccgtcgtcgcggctggctCTCTCGCAAGCCTTTTCACCGCggccgcttcgccagcgcgtcccagaacgcagcGTCAAATCCGCCCACCTCCACGCACACAAGGAGTTCGACGACTTGTCAGGTAGGCGTGACTGGCCGCTATTCGTTGCCTCGTCTAccgcggcgcaattttaaccattaattttgcTTCACACATGGATAGCGATGACGAGATGCTTGTccgactgctggaggacgagcaagccttcgacaacgacatccgggagcatttgctgatcatcgcgtccctccaggacatgattGACGCCGAGCCGGagaagcggaagaggccgcgTCCCGGAGGATCaaagccggggagaaagaagtcgaagccccaacagaggatggaggggcataccatgttgcacaacgactacttcgcagataaGGCAACACAtgtcaaatgtgggaggtgatgtaggcttgtgtgatcatgcacaatatgatcatcgaggatgaccgcaagaatcatgccaggacacatgttggtccctatgagtgtcagggccctcttgtggaggttgatcatgagttgcctgcagattttgctgattttctcgccatgcacgcacggatccgtgacagcaatgttcacgagcaacttcaacatgatctcgttgagcatatgtggaggatcaaaggattatcagcaaatgccgcagcaccttgatctagccccatttattacatttgtttagttgttttattgtttattgtattttaatttgaaaataatcttggcaaacatatttatttgtatgctatatttaataaatggttgtgttttcaaaaaCCCTATAAAAAAGTTTGGGGGtggcatttgggggacgcggctggggagcgatgtcgcccaaacgcggcacgaacaaaacacccccccccccccaaatgctcgatccgacgccgtttgggggacgctttgggggacgcggctggagatgctctcatatcTCAAACAAAGTAATATTTTCATATCCATGATACTCCAATGCCTACAAAATGGTTAGCTCTCCAAAACAGATAATAGTTTCTACCATGATGCAAACTTTAGTCATAATTGGAAAATCATGGTATTCAAGAAGCAAATATATACAAAATAGAAcacactttttattttgttttattgtgGGATGCTTTAATCATATACACTTTGCAATAGTTTCATTGGCATGACAACACATGCTCAAGGTCGACCCCAACTTCTCCATTGCTCATCCTTCTCATTTACTTTCCCAAATTTTATTCTTATTCATACttataaaataattattaagTACCAGTAGCTAAACTTATTTTACATAATATAATATAATGATACAAAGGTGTGCTCAAACTGAACAATAGATGAACCATAAGGAGCACACCATTGAGAGCTCGAAATTTTATACTTTATACTGAGACTTTTAAGCATACAATTACTTATATtgtcactcatttcatgctccaTCTAGCTACAACCATGCCTATTTTGTGTACGAGTTCTGGTTCACTTTCATATAAGCTTTGCACATTTAGTAGTTTTACtagaattttattattttttcctTGTCTTTGACATGTGTGTAGGTGTTCTGGACAATCATGGATACATGAAGGCAAAGGGACCAAGAGGATATAATATGGGATAGTTACAAGCACCAGACTTAGCCATATGAGGTGTGGGAAAGTGATATTTTTACAACATTTTATATTTAAGATCTAAGGCCATGGTGTTGTAGCCCTCGTCCATACGGGTTCAACGAGCCAAAGAACACCTAAATCGGAGTCTGTATAAAGAAATGTCAAACAAAATATGAAAGCATCAGAGGGAATATCGACCATCGGTATGAGCAGACCCCGCCCGTACCGTACGGCCGGACGGGCCTCCGTCGGATCCGTTTCATCGAACAGAACAACATTTGTGAAGGCGTGATGAGCATATTTGCCCCTAGCTCCGTCGGTTCGCGAAACCGACCTCCAGAATGCCTACTTAAAGAGGGGAGGAGCCAAGGAGGAGGCCATCCATCCACGCCCCAGAGGCGGACCCCTGCCGCTCCACTGCCGCCACCTCTCCATAGCCGCCACTCCATCACCATCCCCACCAacacagaggaggaggaggagactagTACCTTGAAGGGCAACGcatcgatctccatcatcatcatcaacaacgtCTTCATCGCCGATACCCTTTGTATACTTGGTTGTGATCCAAACTCTGTTAGGATTTGCACTTGTATACAATTTTATCTTCATATTCAATCCATAGTATTGTCATGATGTTGATCCCCTTCATGTATGAGTAGTTCCTTTGTCCTTGGGGagatatggagaaaccctagtaatattatgatgtgaaataaagatAAATTATAACTTTGATTTATTGAttgtgtgttagttttctctcgTGATATTATATGAAGTCAGCCATGTAATATTGTCCTTTGGACATGAGAGGAAACTACCTTTGGAAGTATGGTAGTGCATATGGTGGGAAGTGACATACCGTGATTGGTGCACTATTGTATGAAAGAATGGATAAGAAAGGACTCAATACGCTTTGACAAATAACCATGGGGAATCCCATAATTGTGATGGATCAATAAGTGGTTTGCCGAAGGCCATTgcagtggttatttagagatctaTTATCAAACACGCATCTCATTATCGAGCCTTTCCCACACACAACATGAAAAAAGATATGGGTTCATTCTAACCATAAGTAATACCAATACTAGCGGTGGAACCTACATTCCTCGAGAACCCTTTAACCATATCACACAAACACACTCTCTTGCTTTAATTACTTTCATTATTCACTTTGCTTTTAGCTACTTCGAACTCTCAAACCATTACCATTTTAGTAACTTATAAAATAGGCTATTTCCAAACCATGGTTTGGGTGTGAACGTGGCTGCGCCTGTGGCAACGTAGTTGTGGGGTTGTGTGACTGCCATTTGCAAAGCTTCCACGGGACGGATTATATAAATAAAATATTTGCTGCTACAAGTACTGCAGTAACTCTGTTGTTGATCGCAGGAACCCAAACATCAACCATAAAACGTAAAATAATTAACTTTTAACTCTAGCTCACTTCATATGCATTggaattttatatatgaataaataaCAACAAGTTTTTGGGATCCAATGCATATAATGTGGTAGAATTTACTTTTGATATGTGGTAGAATTTAATTTTTGATATGAGTTAGAGTTAAcaattaattatgtcatatattttatatatgaacaaatAACAACAGGTTTGATATGAATCGCCACATAAAGATAAATCATCTAATGAACTTATGAcatcatctatttcttttatatCATAATCATCCCATAAATTAGACATAATTGTATCACATAGAGTACTATAAGGTAGTAAGGACATTCATCATTTTTAATAATATGAGAAGGGATGTTCATGGGAATTTGTGTGTTACCATTGTTCTCCATTCTCTGTCCACTTGTtcttctttattctctttttggGGTGGCATGTGCATCCCCAATCTTATGCTTTTATAATCCTCTTcatccttcttttgttcttccttgacACTCTCAACATGATTTCTTACATTCAAAGCATTAATACAATGAGGAATATTCAAGCTTTCGACATATTTAAAAAGTAATTCTTCAATCTCcttgttaaattttttttttgtattttttatgtcTTAGTTGTTGAAAATAAAATTAAATGCAATGTAAAAAAGAACCGAATCTTAGAGATATGCTCCCCGGTAACGGCTCCAGAAAAGTATCTTGATAACCCAAACCAAGTCCCGGGATCACCGTAGTACAACTTGATTAGTATTTAAGTTTCAAACCTAGGaagagtgataacccacaagtataggggatcgcaacagtcttcgagggaagtaaaatccaagtttattgattcgacacaaggggagacaaagaatacttataagccttaacaactgagttgtcaattaatttacctggaaaagcactagtaacgggggtgatgtgaaagcgacgATAATATAGAACAATGTATGATAACAGCTGATGGCAGTAACACAGAACGCTGGCttttaaaatagttgatactacttctaatggcatNNNNNNNNNNNNNNNNNNNNNNNNNNNNNNNNNNNNNNNNNNNNNNNNNNNNNNNNNNNNNNNNNNNNNNNNNNNNNNNNNNNNNNNNNNNNNNNNNNNNggaggcattgcgggccgtcgctctgagggactggggccagccgcatccctagttgttcccggctctactgtgttgccagtcgctgcccgccggtgggtttctgaccgcaaatatgtgttttgaatttgcctcttgatgctctcttttgcttcaaatactatctcttgcgagtgcatcattaaaactgctgagcccatcttaatggctataaagaaagaacttcttgggagataacccatgtgtttattttactacagtaattttgtttttttattttgagtcttggaagttgttactactgtagcaacctctccttatcttagttttattgcattgttgtgccaagtaaagtctttgatagtaaggttcatactagatttggattatcgcgcgaaATGCAGTTTCTTCGTTGTCACGAATtcgggcctaattctccgtaggtaactcgagaaaattatgccaatttacgtgagtgattctcgagatatgtacgcaactttcattcaatttgagcattttcatctgagcaagtccggtgcctcaataaaattcgtatttacgaatcgttcgttttgacggattctgccttttatttcgcattgcctcgttttgatatgcttgatggatttttctattccattaactttcggtagctttgtgcaatatccggaagtgttaagaatgattatgtcacctctgaacatgtaaattttgattgtgcactaaccctctaatgagttgttttgagtttggtgtggaggaagttttcaaggatcaagagagggagatgatacgatatgatcaaggagagtgaaagctctaggcttggggatgccccggtggttcatccctacatatttcaagaagactcaagcatctaagcttggggatgccttgggcatccccttcttcatcgacaaattatcaggttccttctcttgaaactatatttttattcggtcacatcttatgtactttacttggagcgtctgtgtgattttatttttgttttgt contains:
- the LOC124667628 gene encoding AAA-ATPase At3g50940-like; translation: MAMASPNNKALERYKSAVTVATSVVGAAMLLRRLISDILPGTALGGLLLLPPASARRHVVLIEEFDGALYNRVFLAARAYVSTLLAAAPSVPLMKASLPRGAGAEQVLLAMRPGTAVVDAFGGADLTWRLSRKHDGSRRRAAAEDAREVFKLSFEARHKDMVLGSYLPAVMARAEAMSQEQRQSKLYSNEWGKWRTVRLRNASTLATVAMDGALREAVVEDLDRFLTRKEYYRQTGRAWKRGYLIHGPPGTGKSSLVAAISNHLHFDVYDLDIGGVRSNTELRKLLIRMKNRSILLVEDVDCALTTAPRRDANGEGPDGSSPASKNHKVTLSGLLNMVDGLWSSSGQERILIFTTNHKDRLDQALLRPGRMDRHVHMGYCGFVAFRELAANYHGVHDHPLFAEIEELLCDVEVAPAEVAEKLLATDDADAAVEMAVKLLRDRKAGTGEDAGGYIKQKLHVGPRRPRRQPAPAPRRGVVGSARRVVLDEEVGGSSRRAGRGSGTARRGRGGVRGRGRR